The Lycium barbarum isolate Lr01 chromosome 4, ASM1917538v2, whole genome shotgun sequence nucleotide sequence GTATGAGAAGGTGTCTGGTCAGCTGATTAACAAAAGGAAAAGTTCTTTTTACATGTTTTCTAAAGTTTCATAGAATATTGTACAAGGGGTGGCAACAACTACAGGATTTTCAAGAGGTTTATTTCCTTTTGGGTACTTAGGATGCCCAATTTCTCATGGGATGAAGACGAAAACAGATTATTTTGAACTTATTAAAAAGTTGAAGGATAAACGGCAAGCTTGGAAAGGGAGGTTGCTATCACCTGGAGGAAAGGCTGTGCTGATATCAAGTGTACTTCAAAGTGTTCCTATACATTTATTATCTGCATTGAAATCTCCAAAATGTGTTATCAAGGAAATACATCAGATTTTTGCAAAATTGTTTTGGAGTAATAAGGAAGATGTCAAATCTAGGCATTGGGCTGCATGGCTTAATATGTATTTGCCTAAGGATGAGGGTGGTTTGGGCTTCAGATCTTTGTTTGATGTATCAAAGGCATTATATGCTAAATTATGGCGGAATTTTTGAGCCTCAAACTCACTATGGGCCAATTACCTATGGAACAAATACTACAAGAAGCAATACCCTCAATATGTCCAATGGAAGGGAGGTACACAGGTTTGGAAGATGAGGTTAGAAGCAAGAGATAGTATAGAGCAGAAAATATGGTGGGAAACTAAGAGTGAAACTGAAAATGtctggtttgacaactggacaaGACTAGGAACCTTGTACTATACGTTGCCTGATCAAGACATAGATGAAAGTGTGGAAGATGTATCTGAACTACTAGATGGAAATGATTGGAATGTCCATAAGCTACAACAACTACTTCCAGGTGAAATTGTTAATTATATTCAAGAGGAGCTTCTGATGGAAGAAAGTTCAACTTTGTGGGACAAGGCATGGTGGATGATGACTAGTTCTGGGATGTTTACCGTGTCAAGTGCCTGGAATCTGCTTAGACAAAAAGCCCATATCTCTACAGTGTATAAATAGCTATGGATAAAAGGGGTCCCTTTCAAGATATCCTTTTTCTTATGGAGATTATGGAAGTTTAAGCTACCTGTTGATGGAGTGCTGGTTAGCATTGGAATAAATGTAGTATCTAGGCGCTGTTGCTACAGGAAACCATAGCAGGAAACTATTGATCATTTATTTCTGAATGGTGAAGTTGCACAATATATCTGGAAGGTTTTTAGCAGTGCTGCTGGTATACAAATGAATTTCTCTCAGGTGAAACAAGTAGTGCAAATATGGTGGAACATTAATTGTCA carries:
- the LOC132637595 gene encoding uncharacterized protein LOC132637595, which produces MRGVTTQEIVSDIRLRGKPANVVLKLDMTKSYDRVSWLFLTKVLRKMGFAERSVDLVRRLLANNWYLVLVNGKPHGFFHSTRGVKQDDPLSPALFILSAENIVQGVATTTGFSRGLFPFGYLGCPISHGMKTKTDYFELIKKLKDKRQAWKGRLLSPGGKAVLISSVLQSVPIHLLSALKSPKCVIKEIHQIFAKLFWSNKEDVKSRHWAAWLNMYLPKDEGGLGFRSLFDVSKALYAKLWRNF